A region of Paenibacillus sp. 37 DNA encodes the following proteins:
- a CDS encoding RidA family protein: MSTAQIYSHGVPWEDAFSVAQGYSVNGTIYIAGQFSHDMQGAFIGVDDIEAQVRQTLDNLDRVLAGFNVTKLNIAELEIFLVHPQEHLEPCVAVYKEYIGTHRPAVTMVGTSGLAFPHQLIEIRAVAHTN, from the coding sequence ATGTCTACAGCTCAAATATATAGCCACGGTGTCCCGTGGGAAGACGCATTTAGCGTTGCTCAGGGATACAGTGTTAACGGTACAATCTACATTGCAGGACAATTTTCGCATGATATGCAGGGAGCCTTTATTGGTGTCGATGATATTGAAGCGCAGGTTCGCCAGACACTGGATAACTTGGATCGCGTGCTCGCAGGATTTAACGTGACCAAGTTGAACATTGCTGAACTGGAGATTTTTTTGGTTCATCCTCAGGAGCATCTTGAGCCATGTGTTGCCGTGTACAAAGAGTACATCGGTACGCATCGTCCGGCTGTCACGATGGTTGGCACATCCGGACTCGCCTTCCCTCACCAACTGATTGAGATTCGCGCCGTTGCTCATACCAACTGA
- a CDS encoding AEC family transporter: MIADIMLEVVLPVFLLIAVGSWMQKVFKLDLYTLAKINFYCITPAAVFMSMYHSDMSGELLGTVTLFYAIYVLILYIIGSVVSRSLRMNKGMKAAFNNSIMLDNAGNYGLPINALVFRGDPLASSIQALVMSLQALLTFTYGVLSIQGAKLKGNYRAVIIGFLKMPVPYALLLGILFHMWKVPLPTFLSMPLTYAQQSMVAVALLTLGAQIVKYPIQLYRLDVYISTFLRLLIGPAIGISIVLMLGLEGIAAQALIIASGMPTGVNASILAEEYDNEPDFAAQTVLISTLLNIITITALISFAKTF; encoded by the coding sequence ATGATTGCAGACATCATGCTTGAAGTCGTCCTACCCGTTTTTCTCCTGATCGCCGTCGGATCCTGGATGCAAAAGGTGTTCAAGCTGGACTTGTACACCCTCGCCAAAATCAATTTCTATTGTATTACCCCCGCAGCCGTCTTTATGAGCATGTATCACTCGGATATGTCGGGCGAATTGCTCGGGACTGTGACATTATTTTACGCAATCTATGTATTGATTCTCTATATTATAGGTTCAGTCGTTTCCCGTTCTCTCCGGATGAATAAAGGCATGAAGGCTGCCTTCAACAACAGTATTATGCTGGATAACGCAGGCAACTATGGACTGCCTATCAATGCACTGGTATTCCGCGGCGATCCACTCGCCTCTTCCATTCAGGCGCTGGTCATGTCTTTGCAGGCATTACTGACATTCACCTATGGCGTGTTGTCCATTCAGGGCGCGAAGCTTAAAGGTAATTACCGGGCAGTAATTATTGGATTTCTTAAAATGCCTGTTCCGTATGCGCTCTTGTTAGGGATTCTGTTCCACATGTGGAAAGTTCCCTTGCCTACGTTCCTGTCCATGCCGCTGACCTATGCGCAGCAAAGTATGGTTGCCGTGGCGCTTCTGACACTCGGAGCACAGATTGTAAAATATCCAATTCAACTATACCGTCTTGATGTGTATATTAGCACATTTTTGCGACTTCTGATTGGCCCGGCTATCGGGATTTCAATTGTGCTAATGCTTGGACTGGAAGGCATCGCTGCACAAGCACTCATCATCGCTTCGGGTATGCCGACAGGTGTCAACGCATCCATCCTGGCGGAAGAATACGATAACGAACCCGATTTTGCAGCCCAGACAGTGCTGATCTCTACGCTCTTGAACATTATTACAATTACAGCACTGATCTCTTTTGCCAAAACGTTCTGA
- a CDS encoding mismatch-specific DNA-glycosylase — MIPDHLDVGLSILFIGFNPSITSGETGHHYAYKGNRFWRILERSGLTPRLYDAQEDGELLKLGYGFTNIVARPTRGMEDITKEEYAEGRQILRQKLEEYRPDIACFVGKGVYTQYSKRTKVQWGFQDDPVVKEIQEFVAPSSSGLVRMSMDEIVAIYSQLADFVAEKNGED, encoded by the coding sequence ATGATTCCAGATCATCTGGATGTTGGTTTATCGATATTGTTTATTGGCTTCAATCCGAGCATTACGTCTGGTGAGACGGGTCATCATTATGCTTACAAAGGTAACCGGTTCTGGCGCATTCTTGAACGGTCGGGATTAACTCCGCGTTTATACGATGCACAAGAGGATGGAGAGTTGCTGAAGCTGGGGTACGGATTCACGAATATCGTGGCTCGGCCCACCAGAGGAATGGAAGATATTACGAAGGAAGAGTACGCAGAAGGACGCCAGATTTTGCGGCAAAAGCTGGAGGAATACCGACCGGACATTGCTTGTTTTGTCGGAAAAGGAGTGTACACCCAGTACAGCAAGCGTACCAAAGTGCAATGGGGATTTCAGGACGACCCGGTCGTCAAGGAAATTCAGGAGTTCGTCGCTCCGTCGTCCAGTGGACTCGTGCGCATGTCGATGGATGAGATTGTAGCGATCTATTCACAGCTTGCTGATTTTGTTGCGGAGAAGAATGGAGAAGATTAA
- a CDS encoding RNA polymerase sigma factor translates to MTQQIPEEELIQRIVAGDKQLFSVLVDRYKNKVYGIMRGMGASHPDAQDLAQDTFIRIYRYLPSRREGSSFSSWVYTIAVNRMRDFIREKKPVMSPVDQGIEPVSNETPEKRVLHKEMQREIYRQLEQLPESYRLVLLLKYTNELSYEEIADITGMSSTKVRNALYRGKKTLRKQMERKGGLATYEAYFKG, encoded by the coding sequence ATGACTCAACAGATACCGGAGGAGGAGCTTATTCAGCGCATTGTTGCAGGGGATAAGCAGTTGTTCTCCGTGCTAGTGGATAGATATAAAAATAAAGTCTACGGCATCATGCGCGGAATGGGCGCGAGTCATCCGGATGCACAGGATCTCGCTCAGGATACGTTTATTCGCATCTATCGTTATCTCCCGTCGCGGCGGGAGGGAAGCAGTTTCTCGTCGTGGGTGTACACCATTGCGGTGAATCGGATGCGGGATTTTATACGGGAAAAGAAACCCGTCATGTCTCCGGTCGATCAAGGGATCGAACCTGTCAGTAATGAAACACCGGAGAAACGTGTGCTGCATAAAGAGATGCAACGTGAAATATACCGACAGCTCGAACAGTTACCTGAATCGTATCGCCTGGTGTTATTACTGAAGTACACAAACGAGTTGAGCTATGAAGAGATTGCAGACATTACAGGCATGAGTTCAACCAAAGTGCGCAACGCCCTTTATCGCGGGAAAAAAACGCTGAGGAAGCAAATGGAACGCAAAGGAGGTTTAGCTACGTATGAAGCCTATTTCAAAGGATGA
- a CDS encoding LacI family DNA-binding transcriptional regulator: protein MSRKVSIQTLADQLGLSKYAVSRALSGKTGVSEATRARVLELARALGYRQSTPGTSNSPAAANHVDPSDPPFVLICMNQLNRGEPHYWQRVLSGMISACNERGWHHAIVSPSLGVTDENTSPEKAIAPHLDWEHCAGIIVMGAFPHTVLQRLSQTGRPIILVDHQEPLLNCDTISHDNLEAGITVARYLMSMNCQRIGLITDDGRAASFAQRKIGIELALNHFHVDTSHTTSFREWNIPYENGEWVNQLATDIQNMPEDERPDAWIGVNDDIALQWMHKLQEMGISTPKDCLVIGIDNVHSAVTSSPPLTTVNLCKEELGQRAVEALQRRIERPGTPKETVMLSTTLIPRESA from the coding sequence ATGTCACGCAAAGTATCCATTCAGACGCTGGCTGACCAGCTCGGATTATCCAAATATGCCGTCTCCCGCGCACTCAGTGGCAAGACGGGTGTCAGTGAAGCGACACGCGCACGGGTACTGGAACTCGCTCGGGCTTTGGGATATCGCCAAAGTACTCCAGGTACTAGCAATAGCCCTGCTGCTGCAAACCATGTAGATCCGTCCGATCCCCCGTTTGTTCTCATTTGCATGAATCAGCTCAACCGCGGTGAACCCCACTACTGGCAACGTGTTCTGTCAGGTATGATCTCCGCCTGTAATGAGCGTGGTTGGCATCATGCCATTGTATCTCCCTCACTCGGAGTGACGGACGAGAACACCTCTCCCGAAAAAGCTATTGCACCTCATTTGGACTGGGAACATTGTGCAGGGATTATTGTCATGGGCGCTTTTCCTCATACGGTACTGCAAAGACTATCTCAGACGGGTCGACCTATTATTCTCGTAGATCATCAGGAGCCATTGTTGAATTGTGATACAATCAGCCATGATAATCTGGAAGCAGGTATCACGGTGGCGAGATATTTGATGTCGATGAATTGTCAACGGATTGGCCTTATCACAGATGATGGTCGTGCCGCAAGCTTCGCGCAGCGGAAGATCGGGATTGAGTTGGCCTTGAACCATTTCCATGTGGATACCAGTCATACGACCAGCTTCAGAGAATGGAATATTCCGTATGAGAACGGGGAATGGGTTAACCAGTTAGCCACTGACATTCAAAACATGCCAGAAGACGAACGTCCCGATGCCTGGATTGGTGTTAATGATGATATTGCCTTGCAGTGGATGCACAAATTACAGGAGATGGGCATCTCCACGCCTAAAGATTGCCTTGTCATCGGTATCGACAATGTACACTCTGCGGTTACTTCCTCCCCGCCCCTGACAACGGTTAATCTGTGCAAAGAGGAACTCGGACAACGTGCCGTTGAAGCTTTACAACGTCGGATCGAACGCCCGGGGACACCTAAAGAGACAGTGATGTTATCGACCACCTTGATTCCAAGGGAATCGGCATAA
- a CDS encoding glycoside hydrolase family 125 protein: MEQFRLPKIPMPQLELPQAVQDILTEADERLQHRPRLLAQFRNCFPNTLETTTKLLEDGTTFVITGDIPAMWLRDSVEQVMHYVPLAKDDEKLQRIIGGLIKRHTFYADMDIYANAFNETANGWHWDANDETEMSPWVWERKFELDSLCFSMKLAYTYWRETELTDIFDERFKKVMENIVQLWETEQHHAEQSPYRFMRRNCPAHDTLRNEGLGMPVNYTGMIWSGFRPSDDACDFHYNIPANMFAAVTLRQMGEIAKWVFRDEQLVSQMARLEEEIRHGISLYGTYRHPEYGQIYAYETDGYGNFCLMDDAGTPGLMSIPYMEFSSIEDKVYQNTRRFILSKENPFYYEGKVAKGIGSPHTPPGYIWHMALSMQGLTADNDEEMLAMIELLENTDADTGYMHEGFHADDPSTFTRPWFAWSNSLFSQLVYKAMKKGIL; this comes from the coding sequence ATGGAACAGTTCAGATTACCGAAAATCCCTATGCCACAACTGGAATTGCCACAAGCTGTGCAGGATATTCTGACTGAGGCGGACGAGCGTTTGCAACATCGACCGAGATTGCTGGCTCAGTTTCGAAATTGTTTTCCGAATACACTGGAAACGACCACGAAGCTACTGGAGGATGGGACAACCTTTGTGATTACAGGGGATATTCCCGCCATGTGGTTAAGGGATTCCGTAGAGCAGGTCATGCATTATGTTCCGCTTGCGAAGGATGATGAGAAGTTGCAGCGTATTATCGGAGGCCTGATCAAACGGCATACGTTTTACGCTGATATGGATATCTATGCCAATGCGTTCAATGAAACAGCGAATGGATGGCATTGGGATGCCAATGATGAGACGGAGATGTCACCCTGGGTGTGGGAACGGAAGTTTGAATTGGATTCCCTCTGTTTCTCCATGAAGCTGGCTTATACATATTGGCGGGAGACGGAACTTACGGATATATTCGATGAGCGATTCAAGAAAGTGATGGAGAATATCGTACAACTATGGGAGACGGAGCAGCATCACGCAGAGCAATCACCTTACCGGTTCATGCGGCGCAATTGTCCTGCCCATGATACGCTGCGTAATGAAGGATTGGGTATGCCGGTGAATTATACGGGGATGATCTGGTCCGGATTTCGTCCGAGTGATGATGCCTGTGATTTTCATTATAATATTCCGGCGAACATGTTCGCTGCGGTAACCTTGCGCCAGATGGGGGAGATCGCGAAGTGGGTGTTCCGGGATGAGCAGCTGGTGAGTCAAATGGCTCGTTTGGAAGAAGAGATACGACATGGCATTTCCCTGTACGGTACTTACCGTCATCCAGAGTATGGACAGATATATGCCTATGAGACGGACGGTTACGGCAACTTTTGTCTGATGGATGATGCGGGCACGCCTGGGCTGATGTCCATCCCGTATATGGAGTTTTCTTCGATTGAAGACAAGGTGTATCAGAACACACGTCGATTTATTCTGAGTAAGGAAAATCCGTTCTACTATGAAGGGAAGGTAGCCAAAGGGATCGGTAGCCCGCACACCCCGCCGGGATACATCTGGCACATGGCGTTATCCATGCAGGGTCTGACCGCAGACAATGATGAGGAAATGCTGGCCATGATTGAATTGCTGGAGAACACGGATGCGGATACGGGATATATGCATGAAGGCTTCCACGCCGATGATCCCAGCACGTTCACTAGACCATGGTTTGCTTGGTCCAATAGCCTCTTCTCACAACTGGTGTACAAGGCAATGAAAAAAGGAATTCTATAA
- a CDS encoding Gfo/Idh/MocA family protein, whose product MTHPYRVIIAGCGAMANTWADYALQRPDTEIVGLVDLYEQTALAFAARHGLTCPTFTDIREAIQATGANIVFDVTIPASHYGIAMTALKEGCHVFGEKPLAESFSDCTDIVQTARSTGHIQAVMQNRRFDPRIRAYQHLISGGAIGQVGYAGADFFLGPHFGGFRDLMDSPLLLDMAIHTFDQARYILGANPVSVYCHEFNPPGSWYQGNAMALCIFEMSDGSVFNYRGSWCAEGVPTSWEASWRVIGEKGTAIWDGHDDIYAEVVTAQSLDADGKPSFFQPSERIEAELPVMDKTGHHGCLEDMFAALESGRLPETDCSDNQFSMAMVLASLESARTGQKVFIADLLKNT is encoded by the coding sequence TTGACTCATCCTTATCGGGTAATTATCGCCGGCTGCGGTGCCATGGCAAACACGTGGGCGGATTATGCTTTGCAAAGGCCAGATACAGAAATCGTGGGACTGGTCGATCTGTATGAACAGACAGCCCTTGCTTTTGCTGCAAGACATGGGCTCACCTGCCCTACGTTCACCGATATCCGTGAAGCCATTCAAGCGACTGGTGCTAATATCGTATTCGATGTCACGATTCCGGCGAGTCATTACGGCATTGCCATGACAGCGCTGAAGGAAGGATGTCATGTATTTGGCGAAAAACCACTGGCAGAGTCCTTCTCCGACTGCACAGATATTGTGCAAACCGCTCGCAGTACAGGACACATTCAAGCCGTCATGCAGAACCGCCGTTTCGATCCGCGTATCCGCGCCTACCAGCACCTCATTTCCGGCGGAGCTATAGGGCAGGTAGGTTACGCAGGGGCTGACTTCTTCCTCGGGCCACACTTTGGCGGATTCCGTGATCTGATGGATAGCCCGCTGCTGCTCGATATGGCAATACATACGTTTGATCAGGCACGGTATATTCTCGGAGCCAACCCGGTATCGGTGTACTGCCATGAGTTCAACCCTCCAGGTTCCTGGTATCAGGGCAATGCGATGGCGTTATGTATATTTGAGATGTCTGACGGGTCCGTTTTCAACTATCGCGGGTCCTGGTGCGCAGAGGGTGTACCCACATCATGGGAAGCAAGCTGGCGCGTAATCGGTGAAAAAGGTACCGCCATCTGGGATGGTCATGATGACATCTATGCTGAGGTGGTTACTGCGCAAAGCCTGGATGCTGACGGCAAACCATCCTTTTTCCAGCCAAGCGAGCGGATTGAAGCGGAACTGCCTGTCATGGACAAAACAGGTCATCACGGCTGTCTCGAAGACATGTTCGCCGCACTGGAATCCGGACGATTACCTGAGACCGATTGCAGTGATAACCAGTTCAGCATGGCCATGGTCCTCGCTTCCCTGGAAAGCGCCCGCACAGGCCAAAAAGTCTTCATCGCCGATCTACTGAAAAACACATAG
- a CDS encoding sugar phosphate isomerase/epimerase family protein has product MNKSLRIGTLVGGQDAVRVIPQIMQHGFESFNLTFWQTTGDLDLKETAKRVREIVDEQGIVISAVSVFGNPLTGAGDNADTLASWERVIDHAQLFGADIVSGFTGRLTDQPINESIPRFKEVFGELARRAADRGVRIAFENCDMGGTWQTGDWNIAHNPTAWEMMFDAVPDENVGLEWEPCHQMSSLIDPIPQLRKWAHKVFHVHGKDATIAWDIVKEYGVHGPREFVWHRTPGFGDNNWADIITILRQNGYQGTIDIEGWHDPVYKDELEMTGQVHALRYLKQCRGGDFVPNPV; this is encoded by the coding sequence ATGAATAAATCATTACGCATCGGTACCCTTGTAGGCGGGCAGGACGCCGTCCGCGTTATCCCGCAGATCATGCAACACGGCTTCGAATCATTTAACCTGACCTTCTGGCAAACAACTGGCGATCTGGACCTGAAGGAAACAGCCAAACGTGTCCGTGAAATCGTGGACGAACAAGGTATTGTCATCTCCGCGGTGAGTGTATTTGGTAACCCGCTCACCGGAGCCGGAGACAACGCCGATACACTGGCAAGCTGGGAGCGGGTTATCGATCATGCACAGCTTTTTGGTGCAGATATCGTCTCCGGGTTCACCGGACGATTAACCGATCAACCCATTAACGAGTCCATCCCCCGGTTCAAGGAAGTATTTGGTGAACTGGCACGCCGGGCAGCAGACCGGGGTGTACGGATTGCTTTTGAAAACTGTGATATGGGAGGAACCTGGCAGACAGGCGACTGGAACATTGCCCATAATCCAACGGCCTGGGAGATGATGTTTGATGCTGTTCCGGATGAAAATGTAGGCCTGGAGTGGGAGCCTTGCCATCAAATGTCCAGCCTGATCGATCCGATTCCACAGCTGCGCAAATGGGCTCACAAAGTCTTCCACGTACATGGTAAAGATGCCACGATTGCCTGGGACATTGTCAAGGAATACGGCGTACACGGTCCACGGGAATTTGTCTGGCACCGCACCCCGGGCTTCGGGGATAACAACTGGGCAGACATTATCACCATTCTGCGTCAGAACGGTTATCAGGGCACGATTGATATTGAAGGCTGGCATGATCCCGTCTACAAAGACGAACTTGAAATGACCGGACAGGTGCATGCATTGCGATATTTGAAACAATGCCGCGGAGGCGATTTTGTGCCCAATCCGGTATAG
- a CDS encoding helix-turn-helix transcriptional regulator: protein MLDLKALHENTRIDHKSHPFQLFQNRCSDMKAEECILYLHWHEHFELIIMRKGSALFHIDSKPYVVRAGEVIIIPGGTLHVGYALDDGDVHYDSVVVNRALFHDFTHDPVHEQYVAPYLEGRVRFPVKPAEENKACTGYYSLLNEAVEEMALQPPAYQLVVKSKLHALFTLLARTFMPQQLPDRSVGSYFPNRERFKQLIAQIEADPTGKMSVTEAASHVGLNAYHFCKMFKKLTGRTFVEYVNGCRMSEAEQLLQGSSLTITEIAARVGCDNANYFTKLYKQYKGMTPSQWRLKKEG from the coding sequence GTGCTGGATCTGAAAGCGCTTCACGAAAATACCCGAATTGACCATAAATCACATCCATTTCAGCTGTTCCAAAATCGGTGTTCAGATATGAAAGCGGAAGAATGTATTCTGTATTTGCATTGGCATGAACATTTTGAGTTGATTATCATGCGCAAGGGCAGTGCGCTGTTTCATATTGATAGCAAACCTTATGTGGTTCGCGCAGGTGAGGTCATCATCATTCCTGGAGGTACATTGCATGTCGGATATGCTCTGGATGACGGGGATGTGCATTATGATTCCGTTGTGGTCAACCGTGCACTGTTCCATGATTTCACTCATGATCCTGTGCATGAGCAATATGTCGCGCCGTATTTGGAAGGAAGGGTGAGGTTTCCGGTCAAACCGGCAGAGGAAAACAAAGCCTGCACAGGCTATTATTCTTTGCTGAATGAAGCTGTGGAGGAAATGGCGTTACAGCCCCCGGCTTATCAGCTGGTAGTGAAGTCCAAACTGCATGCTTTGTTCACCCTGCTTGCGCGAACCTTTATGCCACAGCAGTTGCCGGATCGATCGGTGGGATCGTATTTTCCCAATCGCGAACGTTTCAAACAGTTGATTGCACAGATTGAAGCGGACCCCACAGGTAAGATGTCTGTTACGGAAGCGGCAAGCCACGTGGGACTGAATGCGTATCACTTCTGCAAAATGTTCAAAAAGCTGACCGGACGTACCTTTGTTGAATACGTGAACGGGTGCAGAATGAGTGAGGCAGAGCAACTGCTGCAAGGCAGTAGTCTGACCATTACAGAGATCGCCGCCAGAGTCGGCTGTGACAACGCCAACTATTTTACGAAACTGTATAAGCAATACAAGGGGATGACTCCCTCCCAGTGGCGGTTGAAGAAAGAAGGTTGA
- a CDS encoding phytoene desaturase family protein, protein MIQNHNKPIWDVVIVGAGIAGLTASIYLARAGQTVLLLDKGKHPGGRAISTEIAAARVNLGAHALSKSALPILKEVGVTPTGSVPKPPGTLVFEGTNGGYRAIPLAQLLLGSFLKWQEKCQLLRFYSSLRKVDTSVLHNVSLQTYLETLVSSPRVRSVVFGLVRLSTYCDAPDQVSAGAVIEQLKQDQVLYIDGGWQFLVSRLTEQAQQAGVSIRTSSVVREIVGGYPQMMVSLKDGSQLTTRHVISTAGPMDTLALLNPALTPMEVEAYKKLTPVRAACLDLVVTGMPQPKTKFVLGADYPLYYSNHSAAASLSENPANEVVHVMKYLSASIHSDPTQDEHELKGFLDFIQPGWREHVVQQRFLPRMLVSHGIVTAANGGLPGRPGPAVKGRPGLYVAGDWVGAEGMLINASLASAKEAAQMIIAGREKDKEGMYHGA, encoded by the coding sequence ATGATACAGAATCACAATAAGCCGATATGGGATGTTGTCATCGTGGGAGCAGGCATTGCCGGATTAACCGCCTCGATATATCTGGCACGGGCGGGCCAGACTGTACTGTTGCTCGACAAAGGAAAACATCCCGGAGGCCGGGCTATTTCGACTGAGATCGCAGCCGCACGCGTAAACTTGGGAGCCCATGCTCTCAGTAAGAGTGCGCTTCCCATTCTGAAAGAGGTAGGTGTAACACCTACCGGATCAGTACCGAAACCGCCAGGCACATTGGTGTTCGAAGGAACAAACGGCGGTTATAGAGCGATTCCTCTAGCTCAGCTCTTGCTCGGATCGTTCTTGAAATGGCAGGAGAAGTGCCAGCTTCTCCGGTTCTACAGTTCTCTCCGAAAGGTAGATACATCCGTTTTGCATAACGTTAGTTTGCAGACTTACCTGGAAACCCTGGTTTCCAGTCCACGTGTACGTAGTGTCGTATTTGGGCTCGTTCGTTTGAGCACCTATTGCGATGCTCCTGATCAGGTAAGTGCTGGCGCTGTCATTGAACAACTCAAACAGGACCAAGTGTTGTATATAGATGGAGGCTGGCAATTCCTCGTTAGTCGGCTGACAGAACAAGCTCAGCAGGCGGGTGTATCCATCCGCACAAGCTCGGTCGTACGAGAAATTGTCGGAGGTTATCCCCAAATGATGGTTTCCTTAAAAGATGGTTCACAGTTGACGACTCGCCACGTGATATCCACTGCGGGTCCAATGGATACGTTAGCTCTCCTCAATCCCGCTCTTACACCCATGGAAGTGGAAGCCTATAAAAAGTTAACTCCTGTTCGTGCCGCGTGTCTGGATCTTGTCGTAACGGGGATGCCTCAACCAAAGACGAAATTTGTTTTAGGCGCCGATTACCCGTTGTACTACTCCAACCATTCCGCCGCGGCTTCCTTATCAGAGAACCCGGCAAACGAGGTTGTGCATGTCATGAAGTATTTGTCGGCTTCAATCCATTCGGACCCCACGCAGGATGAACACGAGCTTAAAGGCTTTCTTGATTTCATTCAGCCGGGGTGGCGCGAGCACGTCGTTCAGCAGCGTTTCCTTCCGCGAATGCTTGTCTCGCATGGCATCGTCACCGCAGCGAATGGCGGCCTCCCGGGCAGGCCTGGACCTGCGGTCAAAGGAAGACCCGGACTCTATGTTGCTGGCGATTGGGTAGGAGCTGAGGGGATGTTGATTAACGCCTCTTTAGCGAGCGCGAAAGAGGCTGCTCAAATGATAATAGCAGGTAGAGAAAAAGATAAGGAAGGGATGTATCATGGAGCTTGA
- a CDS encoding RNA polymerase sigma-70 factor — MELDLVYRTYRPLLLSIAYRMLGSVTHAEDLVQDAFVTVQQQDIHKEGGPVRNLKAYLCKMVTNRCLDYLKSTRKKREVYIGPWLPEPLVQDYMVAPGSASAAGQDPLQTIELEDTISYAFLVMLDRLTPIERAVFVLREAFEFDYCDIANFVNKTELGCRKIYSRLKRKIQDEPEVELTPSAQSEQLALRFLQATSTGDMEELFRMLSDDIVLYSDGGGKVMAAIKPVTSSQRVLAFIQGLVSKSDSKGAVRLVKINGQLGFVLSSPSEAFPTVVSLAFRNDRVQRIYLMRNPDKLRHLNLG; from the coding sequence ATGGAGCTTGATTTGGTATACAGAACGTACAGACCTCTTCTTCTTTCCATCGCATATCGTATGTTAGGATCTGTCACTCATGCTGAGGATTTGGTGCAGGATGCATTTGTAACGGTACAACAGCAGGATATCCATAAGGAGGGTGGCCCTGTTCGTAACCTAAAAGCGTACTTATGCAAAATGGTTACGAACCGTTGTCTGGATTACTTGAAATCAACACGTAAAAAAAGAGAGGTATATATCGGACCATGGCTGCCCGAACCTCTAGTGCAAGACTACATGGTTGCTCCAGGATCGGCTTCAGCAGCGGGGCAGGATCCACTCCAAACGATTGAACTGGAAGATACGATCTCGTACGCCTTTCTTGTCATGCTTGATCGGCTAACTCCAATTGAGCGCGCGGTATTTGTTCTACGAGAAGCCTTCGAATTTGATTATTGCGATATTGCAAACTTCGTGAACAAGACGGAGCTGGGATGCCGCAAGATTTACAGTCGTCTCAAACGTAAAATCCAAGACGAGCCGGAAGTCGAGTTGACCCCCAGCGCACAGTCCGAGCAGCTTGCACTTCGTTTCCTCCAGGCCACCTCTACTGGTGATATGGAAGAGCTCTTCAGAATGCTTTCGGACGATATCGTGCTGTATAGTGATGGTGGCGGTAAAGTCATGGCAGCAATTAAACCCGTTACATCAAGCCAGCGAGTTCTTGCGTTCATTCAAGGGCTTGTATCCAAAAGTGACAGTAAGGGGGCTGTGCGGCTCGTCAAGATCAACGGACAACTTGGATTTGTATTAAGCAGCCCCTCCGAGGCATTCCCAACTGTTGTCAGTCTTGCGTTCAGAAACGACCGCGTTCAACGGATTTATCTCATGCGTAATCCAGATAAGCTGCGGCATTTGAATTTAGGGTAA
- a CDS encoding serine/threonine protein kinase has protein sequence MNRPDWFQAEEALQQIQVIGSDRNELVNIIGDVEGLNCIGTGTDAAVFTYDGLPQYAFKMYSDHALDKLENEKQVYEQLKGLPYFPTYYGSGRNVLVISFEPGDTLLECLEKGIPVPEQVMLDVDAAREAVRSRGLNPRDIHLKNVILQNGRGKVIDVSEYIQDGNDNRWEHLVWAYHNIYPRIKGTPISPRMLQTIKWGYNQLDHANVKMDDLAKKANRLFSRFMK, from the coding sequence ATGAATCGACCGGATTGGTTCCAGGCGGAAGAAGCACTACAACAGATCCAAGTCATCGGAAGCGACCGGAATGAGCTCGTGAACATCATCGGCGATGTAGAAGGATTGAATTGCATTGGCACCGGTACGGATGCGGCTGTATTTACGTATGACGGCTTGCCGCAGTATGCCTTCAAGATGTACTCGGATCATGCCTTGGACAAACTCGAAAATGAAAAACAGGTATACGAGCAGCTCAAAGGTCTCCCATACTTCCCTACCTATTATGGCAGCGGCCGGAATGTGCTTGTGATCAGTTTTGAACCCGGGGATACCTTGCTGGAATGTTTGGAAAAGGGAATCCCCGTCCCCGAGCAGGTGATGCTTGATGTGGACGCAGCGCGAGAAGCCGTTCGCAGCCGTGGGCTGAACCCTCGCGACATTCATCTGAAAAATGTAATTCTCCAGAACGGGCGCGGGAAAGTGATTGACGTATCCGAGTATATTCAGGACGGCAATGACAATCGCTGGGAGCATCTCGTCTGGGCTTATCACAATATCTATCCGCGGATTAAAGGAACGCCCATATCTCCGCGCATGCTGCAGACGATCAAATGGGGGTACAATCAACTTGATCATGCCAACGTCAAAATGGACGACCTCGCCAAGAAAGCCAATCGTCTGTTCTCCAGGTTTATGAAATAA